One Oryza brachyantha chromosome 3, ObraRS2, whole genome shotgun sequence DNA segment encodes these proteins:
- the LOC102721630 gene encoding probable WRKY transcription factor 14 — MDMTEEEANAASAVQAAAGDLADVVARANARHHHSPLPPPPPMPPHQYYPTIPYDHLQGASELHRPTSIGYSDAAAVFGTGAAPSTVDYSYQLPPSGGYGMPRPLAVQISQCGDVVMAGAAAGAADDGEDATRISPLTPSAHHQMMKRKNEVKKVVCIPAPPATSGRGGGGEVIPSDLWAWRKYGQKPIKGSPYPRGYYRCSSSKGCMARKQVERSRSDPNMLVITYTAEHNHPWPMQRNVLAGYARSHHTHASTSGSRHHHKLPAALQITPCTSSSSSSSSSSCNLYADVLGGQHANMMMMTTEAAAAGLGNGGGLQSAAADEVFAELEELEPDSGINPTMINANMVYSMTSSSSSYDHQRHKF; from the exons ATGGATatgacggaggaggaggccaacGCCGCCTCTGCTGTACAAGCCGCTGCTGGcgacctcgccgacgtcgTGGCCCGTGCAAATGCACGTCACCACCActcgcctcttcctcctccccctcccatGCCGCCTCATCAATACTACCCCACCATCCCTTACGACCACCTGCAGGGCGCCTCCGAGCTTCACCGCCCCACGAGCATCGGTTActccgacgcggcggcggtgttcggcaccggggcggcgccgtccACGGTCGACTATTCGTACCAGCTGCCACCCAGCGGCGGCTATGGGATGCCTCGGCCGCTGGCCGTTCAGATCTCCCAGTGCGGCGACGTGGTGATGGCCGGCGCCGCAGCTGGTGCTGCCGATGATGGAGAAGACGCTACCAGGATCTCGCCACTGACGCCGTCTGCTCACCATCAAATGATGAAGAG GAAGAACGAGGTGAAGAAGGTGGTGTGcatcccggcgccgccggcgacgagcgggcggggaggtggaggagaggtGATTCCGTCTGATCTGTGGGCGTGGAGGAAGTACGGCCAGAAACCCATCAAGGGCTCTCCTTATCCAcg AGGTTACTACAGATGCAGCAGCTCAAAGGGATGTATGGCGAGGAAGCAGGTGGAGCGCAGCCGCAGCGACCCCAACATGCTGGTCATCACCTACACGGCGGAGCACAACCACCCATGGCCGATGCAACGCAATGTGCTCGCCGGATACGCGCGCTCTCATCACACCCacgcctccacctccggcAGCAGGCACCACCACAAGCTGCCGGCTGCACTGCAGATCACTCCATGCAcaagctcttcttcttcctcctcctcttcgtcaTGCAATCTCTACGCCGACGTGCTCGGCGGCCAACATGCCaacatgatgatgatgacgacggaggccgccgccgctggccttggcaacggcggcggcttaCAATCTGCAGCAGCTGATGAGGTTTTCGCAGAGCTGGAGGAGTTGGAGCCCGACAGTGGTATCAATCCTACTATGATCAATGCAAACATGGTTTACTCcatgaccagcagcagcagcagctacgATCATCAGCGGCACAAGTTCTAA